AAACCAGTTCACGGCCGGCATCGCCATGAGCGCGTTCGAGATCGACCTGTTCGGCCGCCTGCGCTCGCTGTCGGACGCTGCGTTCGCGCGCTACCTGGCCACGCAGCAGGGCCAGCGCGCCGCGCACATGGCCCTGATCGGCGCCGTGGCCGACGCCTATCTGGAACAGCGGCTGGCCGAGGAGCAGCTGGCGCTGGCGCGGCAAACCCTGCTCGACTGGCGCCAGGCTTTAGTCCTGACGCAGCGCCTGCACGGCGCGCAGCAGGGCAGCGGCCTGGACGTGGCGCAGGCCGAAGGGCAGGCGGCGACGGCGGAAGCGGACGTGCAGGCGCGCGAGCGGGCCAGTCTACTTTCGCGCAACAACCTGGAATTGCTGCTCGGTGCGCCGTTGCCAACGGATTTGCCGGCTGGCCGGCCTCTCGATGGCCAGCCCGTGCTGACGCAGCTGCCTGCCGGCCTGCCGTCGGACTTGCTGGCGCGCCGCCCGGACATTCTGCAAGCGGAATACGCGCTGGTGGCGGCGAATGCGGAAATCGGCGCCGCGCGCGCTGCTTTCTTTCCGCGCCTGTCCTTGACGGCGTCGCTGGGCTTTGCCAGCCCGGAACTCGGTGACCTGTTCCGCGGCAGCGCGCGCAGCTGGTCGTTCGCGCCGCAAGTGACGCAGCCGCTGTTCCAGGGCGGCCAGCTGCGCGCGGAATTGCAGTTGTCGCGCTTGCGCAAGGACGTGGCCGTGCTGCAATACGAACAGGCGATCCAGGCGGCGTTCCGCGACGTGCGCGACGGCCTGGCCGGCAGCGCCACGTATGCGCAGCAGATCGCTGCGCAAGAACGCGTGGTGGTCGCGGCGCGGCAGCGTCAGCGCCTGTCACAGCTGCGCTACGACGCGGGCCAGGACAGCCGCCTGGAACTGCTCGACGCGCAGCGCCAGTCGTACGCGGCGCAGCAAACCCTGCTCGACGCGCGGCGCGACCAGTTCAAGTCGGCCGTGGCCTTGTACAAGGCGCTGGGGGGAGGGCTGGAAGAGTAGCAGCGCGGATCTGCTCCCCTGCAATGGCTTCATTCAGGAGAAATCATGCGAGACAGCGATCTTTTAAGCAAGATCAACGACGGTGTATTTTTTGAAAGCATCTTCGGGCCGGAGCGCGATTGGATGCGGCGCTCGATGCCAGCGACGCCATCGCATTCGATAGCGCCTTTATCGACAGCTTGTGGGATTGCTACGCCCGCGGGGGAGTTTTCCGCATAGCAGGCGCGCAGGGACGCGGCGGCATTGATACGGCATTGGTTTAATTCAATATTTCCAGTATTATGGAATAATTGAACACGCCAGTGACCCGGAACTTACGCCATGCTCATCGCTTCCCTCATCTTCCTTGCCACATTAACCCTCGTCATCTGGCAGCCGCGCGGCCTGGGCATAGGCTGGAGCGCCGTCATCGGCGCTGGTGTCGCCTTGCTGGCCGGCGTCATCCATTGGGGCGACATCCCCGTCGTCTGGCATATCGTCTGGAACGCCACCGGCACGTTTGTTGCCGTGATCATCATCAGTCTGCTGCTGGACGCGGCCGGCTTCTTTGAATGGGCCGCCTTGCACGTGGCCCGCTGGGGAGGGGGCAGCGGACGCAAACTGTTCTTGCTGCTGGTCTTGCTGGGCGCGCTGGTGTCCGCCGTGTTCGCCAATGACGGCGCCGCGCTGATCCTGACGCCCATCGTCATCGCCATGCTGCGCGCGCTGAAATTTTCCGCCAAAGCTACGTTGGCCTACGTGATGGCGGCCGGTTTTATTGCCGACACGGCCAGCCTGCCGCTGGTGGTGTCGAACCTGGTCAATATCGTCTCGGCCGATTTCTTCAAGATCGGCTTTGCCGAGTACGCTTCCGTGATGGTGCCCGTCAACGTCGTCGCCGTGGCCGCCACCTTGGGCGTCTTGCTGCTCTTTTTCCGCCAGGATATTCCCCGCGACTACGATGCCTCGCAACTGAAGCGCCCGCACGCCGCCATCCGCGACCTTGCTACCTTCCGCGCCGGCTGGCTGGTGCTGGCGCTGCTGCTGGTGGGATTTTTCTCGCAAGAAGCCTTGGGCGTGCCCATCAGCCTGATCGCCGCCGTGGGTGCCGCGCTGCTGCTGGGCGTGGCGGGCAAGGGCCAGGTGATTTCCACGCGCCACGTGATCCGTCATGCGCCGTGGCACATCGTCGTCTTTTCGCTGGGCATGTATTTGGTCGTGTACGGCTTGCGCAATGCGGGCTTGACGGCGTACCTGACGGGCATGCTGAACCACTTCGCGCAGTACGGCGTGTGGGGCGCAGCCATGGGCACGGGCGTGCTGACGGCCTTATTGTCTTCGGTGATGAACAACCTGCCGACGGTGCTCGTGGGCGCGCTGGCCATCGACCCGACGACGGCGCAGGGAGCCGTGCGCGAAGCGATGATTTACGCCAACGTCATCGGCAGCGACCTGGGACCGAAGATCACGCCCATCGGCAGCCTGGCTACCTTGCTATGGCTGCACGTGCTCGACAGCAAGAACATCCACATTTCCTGGGGCTACTATTTCCGCGTCGGCATCGTGCTGACCATGCCCGTGCTGCTCGTGACCCTGGCGGCGCTTGCGCTGCGCCTGGGGTGATGGCGGAGCAGGCAATGGTTTACTAGACGACCGGTCAGATTTTTTTGCTATACTGGCCGCATGAGCAAAAAATCTTCCGCTGACATGCGCCAGCACCTGATCGATATCGCCAAGGCCCTGATGGCCGAGAAGGGCTATACGGCCGTGGGCCTGGCCGAACTGGTGGCGGCGGCCGGCGTGCCGAAAGGCTCGTTCTACTATTACTTCAAGTCGAAGGAAGAGTTTGGCCAAGCCTTGCTCGACGATTATTTCACCACTTATCTGCAGACAGTCGACGCCTTGCTGGGTGGCGCGGGCACCGCCCGCGCGCGCCTGCTCGCGTATTTTGACTACTGGCGCGCGACGCAGGCCGGCAGCGCGCCGGAAGGCAAATGCCTGGTGGTCAAGCTGGGCGCCGAAGTGTGCGACCTGTCCGTGGACATGGGCGCCGTGCTGCAGCAGGGCACGGGCGCCATCCTGGACCGCCTGACGCAATGCATCGAAGCGGGCCACCTCGACGGTTCCGTGGCGTCGGCGACGCCCGCCCGCGTGCTGGCCGAATCGCTGTACCAGCTGTGGCTGGGCGCGTCTCTAATGGTCAAGGTGGCCAGGAACGGCGGACCGTTCGACGCGGCCATGTCCACCACGCAACGGCTGCTGTCCTAGCCGTTTTTTTACCTATTAACTAGACGACCGGTCAGTTATATTGACCTCTCGCACAATATGAAAGCAGTACGATGACGGAACAGCATGAAAGCGATCTATTTTCTCCCGTCGACCTGGGCGCGCTGGCCCTGGCCAACCGCATCGTCATGGCGCCGCTCACGCGCAGCCGCATGGGCGACGATGGCGTGCCGAACGCCTTGCACGCCGAGTATTACGCCCAGCGCGCCAGCGCCGGCCTGATCATCAGCGAAGCGACGAATATCTCGCCCCAGGCGCGCGGCTATGCGATGACACCGGGCATCTGGACGGACGAGCAGGTGGCGGGCTGGAAGCTGGTGACGGACGCCGTGCATGCGGCCGGTGGCAAGATCGTTTGCCAGCTGTGGCACGTGGGACGCTTTTCCCATACGAGTCTGCAGCCCGGCGGCGCCGCGCCCGTCGCGCCTTCCGCCATCCGGGCCGAGGGCAGCACCTACATGGCCAGCGGCATGCAGCCCGTGTCCATGCCGCGCGCGCTGGACACGCGGGAAATCGCCGGCATCGTTGCCCAGTACGCGCATGCGGCCGCATGCGCGCTGCGCGCCGGTTTCGATGGCGTCGAGGTGCATTCGGCCAATAGCTACCTGCTCGACCAGTTCCTGCGCGATTCCACCAACCGGCGCACGGACGCTTATGGCGGCAGCATCGACAACCGCGCGCGCCTGACCCTGGAAGTGACCGACGCCGTGGTGCAAGTGTGGGGCGCAGCAAGGGTAGGCATCCGTTTGTCGCCCGTCACGCCCGACGCGGGCAACACGCCCGTCGACAGCGACGTGATGGCCACCTATGGCTACCTGATCAAGCAACTGAACCGCCACGCTCTGGCGTATCTGCACTTCGTCGAGGGCGCCACGGCCACCTCGCGCGACGTGCCCGATGGCGTCGATCTCGATGCGCTGCGCGCGCTGTTCACCGGCCCCTACATCGGCAACAACCATTACGACTTGCCGCTGGCGCAGGCGCGCCGCGCGCAAGGCAAGGTCGATGCGGTGGCGTTTGGCCGTCCCTTCATCGCCAACCCGGACCTCGTGGCGCGCCTGCGCCATGGCGTGCCGCTGACCGTGGCGCCGCGCGCGGCGTATTACGGCGGCGGCGCCGTCGGCTACACCGACTGGCCACCCAGCCAGTCCTGATTTTTCTTTTCACCCACCCAAGGAGCGCAACATGAACACCACCACTTATGTGCAGGATTACCAGGCCATCGTCGCCGTGCTGAATCAATACAATGCGGGCGGCGCGCAGGCCGACAGCAGCATCATGCGCCCGGCCTTCAGCGGCGAGGCCACCATTTTCGGCGTCGACGGTGAAGACAAGCTGACGGGCGGACCCATCGAAGGCCTGTTCGAAATCATCGACAGCGCCTTCCGTCCATCGCCGCAGGCAAGGGCGGCCATCGCGCGGATCGATATCGTGGGCACGGCGGCCAGCGCGCGCGTCGATACGGACGACATCTCGGGCTTCCGCTTCACCGACTTTTTCAATCTGCTCAAGGTGCAGGGCGAGTGGACCATTGTCAGCAAGATCTATCACACGCACGCGGGCGCCTGATACTGTATCGTGTGGCGTCCAGTGCATGCGGGAGAAGGAATGAAACTGATACTGATAGGCGCCACGGGCCTGGTGGGCCGCGAAGTGCTGCGCCTGGCGCTGGCTGACGGTCGCGTCACGGCCATCGTCGCGCCCGTGCGCAAGGTCTTGCCAGCGCATGCCAAATTGGAAGCGCCGCGCGTCGACTTCGACCGCTTGCCGGCGGACGCGCCATGGTGGCAGGCGGACGCCGTCATCTGCACCCTGGGCACGACCATGAAGGTGGCGGGCACGCGGCAGGCGTTCTTGCGCGTGGACCACGACTATCCGCTGGCCGTGGCGCGCCTGGCGCTGGTGGCCGGCACGCGCACGTATGCGCTCAATTCGGCCGCCGGCGCCAACGCCGCCTCACGCTTCTTCTACAACCGCGTCAAGGGAGACCTGGAACGCGACCTGGAGCAGCTGGGTTTTGCCTCGCTCACGCACGTGCGGCCGGGACTGATCGGCGGCGAACGCGAGGAGGCGCGGGCGGGCGAGGGTGCCGCCTTGCGCCTGCTGCGCGTGCTGGGGCCCGTGCTGCCGGCGCGCTGGCGCATCAATCCCGCGCCGCGCATCGCCAGCGCCTTGCTGGAAGCGGCGCTGGCCGGCGCGCCGGGCGTGCACGTCGTCGGCCCGGAACAACTGGCTTGACCGCGCGCCGCTTATAATTGCCATTCATGTTTTTTTAAGTACAAAAAATGCAAACAGTGCGTCCTTACCAGGCCGGCGACCGCGATGCCTGCCTGGCTCTTTTCGACGGCAATACGCCGCGCTTTTTCGACCCGTCCGAGCGCGCGGACTTTGCCGCCTGGCTGGAAAATTCGACACATCCGTATCTGGTCATCGAACGCGACGGACGCATCGTCGCCTGCGGCGGCCATGCGCTGGAGGCGGGCGGCACGGTGGCCAGCCTGTGCTGGGGCATGGTGGCGCAGGACGTGCAGGGCCAGGGACTGGGCCGCGCGCTGACACAGGCGCGCCTGGACGCCATCCGCGCCGTGCCGGGCGTGGCCGAGGTGAGCATGAACACCAGCCAGCACACGCAGGCCTTTTATGCGCGTTTCGGCTTTGAACCAGTCAAGGTGACGCCAGACGGCTTTGGGCCCGGCATCGACCAGTGGGACATGCTGCTGTCGCTAAATGAACGGGACCACATCGCCGCCGTGCCGCTGGAAAAAGCCTACCGGCTGCTCAATCACGGCCCGTCCATTCTCGTTTCGGCGCGCCATGCGGGCGTCGACAACGTGATGGCCGCCGCCTGGGCTTGCGCCCTCGATTTCTCGCCGCCGAAACTGACCGTGGTGCTGGACAAGGCGACGCGCACGCGCGCGCTCGTCGAAGGCAGCGGCACGTTCGTCATCCAGGTGCCGACGGCGGCGCAGCTGCAGCTGACCCATGCCGTCGGCACGCACAGCCTCGATGCGCAGCCCGACAAACTGGCGCGCGCCGGCGTGCGGCTGTTGCACATGGACGGCTATGATTTGCCGTTCGTGGCCGGCTGTTCCGCCTGGCTGGCCTGCCGGTTGATCCCCGAGCCGCACAACCAGACCGCATATGACCTGTTCATCGGCGAAGTGGTGGGTGCCTGGGCCGACACGCGCGTGTTCCGCGACGGGCACTGGCATTTCGAAGACGCCGATCCAGCCTGGCGCAGCCTGCACTATATCGCCGGTGGGCGCTTCTATGCGATCGGCGAGGCGCTCGATGCCGCCCCGGGCTGACCCGCTGGCGGGCCAGGCCGCCGTCACGCCGCTCGTCATCGTTGCCAGCAGCGGCACGGGCGGCGACATGCAACCGTTTATCGCGCTGGCGCAAGCCTTGCAGCAACGGGGGCGGCGCGTGCTGCTGCTCGTGCCAGGCTGGCAGGAAGCGGCAGCGCAGGCGTCCAGGCTGCCGTATCGCACCTTCAGCAGTGCGGCAGAGGGCCAGGCCATGCTGGGCGATCCGGGCCTGTGGGATGAGCGCAAGGGCTGGGGCGTGGTGTGGCGGGGCCTCGTGCCGCACCTGGGCACCGTGCGCGACGTGGTGCAAGGCTTGCGGGACGGTGAAGATTGCGTGGTGCTGTGCCACCCCTTCCTCGTGCCGATGGCCGCGCTGGCACGCTCCGTGCGTCCTGACTTGCGCATCGTCGCGGCGTATCTGGCGCCATCGAACCTGTGCAGCAGCCATGATTTCCTGGCGGCCGGCTCGCTGCGCATTCCCGCCTGGGTGCCGCTGGCCTGGCGCCAGGCCCTGTGGCGGCTGATCCACCGCGGCATGGTCGACCCGGTGCTGCTGCCTGGCCTGAACGGGGCGCGCGCGCAGCACGGGCTGCCGCCCGAAGCGCATTTTTTTGCGCACATGCTGGCCGCGCCGGATGCCTCGCTGGGGCTGTTTCCCGCCTGGTTCGCCGCCCCGCAGGCGGACTGGCCGCCGCATTTCGTGCAAACCGGTTTCCCCGGCGCGGCCCCGCATGGTGCTGCGGCGCTGCCACCGGAGCTGGAACGCTTTCTGGACGAGGGCGAGCCGCCCATCGTCTTCACGCCCGGTACCGGGCACCAGCACGCGCAGCGCTATTTCAGCATCGCCCTGGAAGTGTTGCGGCGGCTGGGACGGCGCGGCCTGTTCCTCACGCCCCATGCGGCGCAAGTGCCGCAGCATTTGCCCGCCAGCGTGATGTGGCAGGCGCACGTGCCATTTGCGGCCCTGCTGCCGCGCGTGGCGGCCGTGGTGCACCACGGCGGCATCGGCACCAGCGCGGACGCTTTCCGCGCGGGCATTCCGCAACTGATCGTGCCGTTCGCGTACGACCAGTTCGACAACGGCTGGAGGATCAAGCGGCTAGGCGTGGGGGATGTCTTGCTGGCCAGGCGTCTGTCGGCGGGACGCATGCGGCGGCAGCTTGCGCGCCTGCTGGCCGCGCCCGAGGTCCAGCTGGCGTGCGTCGAAGTGGCCCGCCGGATGGGGCAGGGATTGGCGCCAGCACAGTTGCTCGATCAGGTCGAAGCGGCGCTGGCCGCTGCTTAGGGACTGTCGTCAGGGAGTGTCGTGCTGCGTATCGTCGAGGGCGATGACCCGGTCGTTCGGGCCGGGCACGCAGCCGTCGGCGATCGCATCCCAGCCACGGTGCACCACCACCTGCTTGCCGTCGTGGCAGATTTCCACGCGCTCGCTGGCGGGCAGGCGCTGGCGCGCAAACGCTTCCAGGCTGGCCGGCAAGCTCACTTCCAGCTGCATCGTGCCGATGGCTTCCTGCGGGTGGTCGTCCATGTGCACGAGGGGCACGAAGATCGATCCCAGCATCAGCCAGCGCGCACCCACATCGACGGGAGCGGGCTTGTAAGGCGCGGCGCGCAGCCAGTCCTGGGCGCGCGCGCGCAAGTCGCCGCCGGCCGCCAGTTCGCCCCAGGCGGCGGCCAGCATTTCCGCCACCCACTGATTGCAATTCTGGTATTTCAGGCTGTAGGCATAGGCATTGGCGCTGTAGCGGCCCGCCAGCAATTGCTGCACGCGCACGGGGTCGAGCAGGGCGCGGCGCAGGGGCGGCACGCTTTCGGCCGGCAGTTTCACGACAGAGATGTAGCCAAGAGATGGGTTTGCCGTGCCCATGGCGAAACCGGCCGTGCCCTGGTCGAAGATGCGCGGGCGGCCTTCGTCGCAGGCGTAGTACAGCTGGCGCGCGGACCAGCCGCGGTCATTGTCGTGGCGCCAGGCCAGCGCCGCATGCGAATAGCGGATGCCGAAGCGCGCCAGGTCCAGGCCGGAGCGGCTGATCAGGGCCACGCTGCCTTCGCTGGCGGCCAGTTCCTCGCGCACGACGGCGGCAAAGCGCAACAGCCGGTCTTGTTCCGTGGCCGTGAGTTCCTGCGCGCGGTCGCAAAAGCGCGAGGAGGCGAGCGAGGTGCCCGCCTGCGCCGCGCCGGCGCCGACGATGGCGCAAACGCCCAGCAGCAGTGCCGGGAGTCTCGCGAGAAAACGGATCAAAGGCTGACGGGACGCGTGGCCATTTCGCCGTACCAGTCGTCGGCCAGCACGAGGAAGAAGGCGGCGCGCGTGTCGTTGCGCGAAAATTCGATGCCGTAGGCGCGGTTTTGCGCATGCACCACGTCGCCCTGCGCCAGCTGCTGCTTGTCGAGCGCCGCCTGCGGCAAGTCCAGCACCAGCGGCGTTGCCGTGGCGTCGGCCTGCATGGTCAGACGCGTCATGCCGTCGCGGCCCGGCAGGACGGCCACGTCGATGATGCGGTAGGGGCCATTGGCCACCTTGTTGTCGCGCGAGGAGCTGTTGCTCGAACCGTTGAGCGAATCGGAAATGCTGCCGCTCGACTGGGAGCCGGCGCTGGAGGCCGAGGAAACGAAGCTGTCGGCGTTGGCGTTGCACGCCATGGTCAAAGCTGCGGCCAGGCCGAGCATGCGTAGGGAGGTAGTCAAGGCAGTTTTCCAGTGCACGTCAATGAAAGCGCCGGGTCCATCCCGGCCTGCGCCATGATAGCAGATCGGCCATCAGCTGAGCAGTACCTCGATCAGGCCCTTCGCTTCGGCTGACGGCTGCGTGCGCAGCATCTGCAGCACGGGATCATTGTCCAGGTAGGCTTGCAGCGGCGCGCTGACGGTGATGCCGGCCTGCGGCAGCGGCGAGGGCACGGGTGCCAGCGCCTTGGCCAGCAGCAGGGTGTCGCGCAAGCCCTCGGGCGGCAGCATGATGGTCGAGCCGGGCAAGGTATTG
Above is a genomic segment from Janthinobacterium sp. 64 containing:
- a CDS encoding glycosyltransferase, with protein sequence MPPRADPLAGQAAVTPLVIVASSGTGGDMQPFIALAQALQQRGRRVLLLVPGWQEAAAQASRLPYRTFSSAAEGQAMLGDPGLWDERKGWGVVWRGLVPHLGTVRDVVQGLRDGEDCVVLCHPFLVPMAALARSVRPDLRIVAAYLAPSNLCSSHDFLAAGSLRIPAWVPLAWRQALWRLIHRGMVDPVLLPGLNGARAQHGLPPEAHFFAHMLAAPDASLGLFPAWFAAPQADWPPHFVQTGFPGAAPHGAAALPPELERFLDEGEPPIVFTPGTGHQHAQRYFSIALEVLRRLGRRGLFLTPHAAQVPQHLPASVMWQAHVPFAALLPRVAAVVHHGGIGTSADAFRAGIPQLIVPFAYDQFDNGWRIKRLGVGDVLLARRLSAGRMRRQLARLLAAPEVQLACVEVARRMGQGLAPAQLLDQVEAALAAA
- a CDS encoding flavin reductase family protein — its product is MLLSLNERDHIAAVPLEKAYRLLNHGPSILVSARHAGVDNVMAAAWACALDFSPPKLTVVLDKATRTRALVEGSGTFVIQVPTAAQLQLTHAVGTHSLDAQPDKLARAGVRLLHMDGYDLPFVAGCSAWLACRLIPEPHNQTAYDLFIGEVVGAWADTRVFRDGHWHFEDADPAWRSLHYIAGGRFYAIGEALDAAPG
- a CDS encoding NAD(P)H-binding protein; this translates as MKLILIGATGLVGREVLRLALADGRVTAIVAPVRKVLPAHAKLEAPRVDFDRLPADAPWWQADAVICTLGTTMKVAGTRQAFLRVDHDYPLAVARLALVAGTRTYALNSAAGANAASRFFYNRVKGDLERDLEQLGFASLTHVRPGLIGGEREEARAGEGAALRLLRVLGPVLPARWRINPAPRIASALLEAALAGAPGVHVVGPEQLA
- a CDS encoding alkene reductase produces the protein MTEQHESDLFSPVDLGALALANRIVMAPLTRSRMGDDGVPNALHAEYYAQRASAGLIISEATNISPQARGYAMTPGIWTDEQVAGWKLVTDAVHAAGGKIVCQLWHVGRFSHTSLQPGGAAPVAPSAIRAEGSTYMASGMQPVSMPRALDTREIAGIVAQYAHAAACALRAGFDGVEVHSANSYLLDQFLRDSTNRRTDAYGGSIDNRARLTLEVTDAVVQVWGAARVGIRLSPVTPDAGNTPVDSDVMATYGYLIKQLNRHALAYLHFVEGATATSRDVPDGVDLDALRALFTGPYIGNNHYDLPLAQARRAQGKVDAVAFGRPFIANPDLVARLRHGVPLTVAPRAAYYGGGAVGYTDWPPSQS
- a CDS encoding DUF2145 domain-containing protein, with product MIRFLARLPALLLGVCAIVGAGAAQAGTSLASSRFCDRAQELTATEQDRLLRFAAVVREELAASEGSVALISRSGLDLARFGIRYSHAALAWRHDNDRGWSARQLYYACDEGRPRIFDQGTAGFAMGTANPSLGYISVVKLPAESVPPLRRALLDPVRVQQLLAGRYSANAYAYSLKYQNCNQWVAEMLAAAWGELAAGGDLRARAQDWLRAAPYKPAPVDVGARWLMLGSIFVPLVHMDDHPQEAIGTMQLEVSLPASLEAFARQRLPASERVEICHDGKQVVVHRGWDAIADGCVPGPNDRVIALDDTQHDTP
- a CDS encoding TetR/AcrR family transcriptional regulator; translation: MSKKSSADMRQHLIDIAKALMAEKGYTAVGLAELVAAAGVPKGSFYYYFKSKEEFGQALLDDYFTTYLQTVDALLGGAGTARARLLAYFDYWRATQAGSAPEGKCLVVKLGAEVCDLSVDMGAVLQQGTGAILDRLTQCIEAGHLDGSVASATPARVLAESLYQLWLGASLMVKVARNGGPFDAAMSTTQRLLS
- a CDS encoding efflux transporter outer membrane subunit, producing the protein MRLFFITPLAALALSACSLTPPLVKPAAPIPASYGELAAQGSAADLGWRQMLLDARLQRLVGIALENNRDLRVASLNVEAVRAQYQIQDAGRTPAIGANAGGVRQRGADAVTQNQFTAGIAMSAFEIDLFGRLRSLSDAAFARYLATQQGQRAAHMALIGAVADAYLEQRLAEEQLALARQTLLDWRQALVLTQRLHGAQQGSGLDVAQAEGQAATAEADVQARERASLLSRNNLELLLGAPLPTDLPAGRPLDGQPVLTQLPAGLPSDLLARRPDILQAEYALVAANAEIGAARAAFFPRLSLTASLGFASPELGDLFRGSARSWSFAPQVTQPLFQGGQLRAELQLSRLRKDVAVLQYEQAIQAAFRDVRDGLAGSATYAQQIAAQERVVVAARQRQRLSQLRYDAGQDSRLELLDAQRQSYAAQQTLLDARRDQFKSAVALYKALGGGLEE
- a CDS encoding arsenic transporter, with the protein product MLIASLIFLATLTLVIWQPRGLGIGWSAVIGAGVALLAGVIHWGDIPVVWHIVWNATGTFVAVIIISLLLDAAGFFEWAALHVARWGGGSGRKLFLLLVLLGALVSAVFANDGAALILTPIVIAMLRALKFSAKATLAYVMAAGFIADTASLPLVVSNLVNIVSADFFKIGFAEYASVMVPVNVVAVAATLGVLLLFFRQDIPRDYDASQLKRPHAAIRDLATFRAGWLVLALLLVGFFSQEALGVPISLIAAVGAALLLGVAGKGQVISTRHVIRHAPWHIVVFSLGMYLVVYGLRNAGLTAYLTGMLNHFAQYGVWGAAMGTGVLTALLSSVMNNLPTVLVGALAIDPTTAQGAVREAMIYANVIGSDLGPKITPIGSLATLLWLHVLDSKNIHISWGYYFRVGIVLTMPVLLVTLAALALRLG
- a CDS encoding nuclear transport factor 2 family protein; translation: MNTTTYVQDYQAIVAVLNQYNAGGAQADSSIMRPAFSGEATIFGVDGEDKLTGGPIEGLFEIIDSAFRPSPQARAAIARIDIVGTAASARVDTDDISGFRFTDFFNLLKVQGEWTIVSKIYHTHAGA